Proteins encoded by one window of Streptomyces sp. NBC_01571:
- a CDS encoding ornithine cyclodeaminase family protein, protein MTRVLTRSDLQTVLEPGPCLAALRDGFRAALDSPVAGQRIRTDLPFPGTATALIPGVLPGIEAYTVKANAKFPGARPALRGVICLHSGHDGELLALMDSATVTAWRTGLAAALGTHLLAGPAPAEGSVLGVIGAGAQAELMVRGLSTLRRRRELVVHDLDRDRADAFASRHGGRLLTSAAEVAAAADIVLLATWSRSPLLRLADTRPGQHVTSLGADEPGKQELSADLLESSLLVVDDRELAAAMGALAAAGLPASAAETTLGEVLHGAHPGRTSATSRSVYAPVGLPWQDLALAWIAYRQAERHDIGQKIDLLS, encoded by the coding sequence GTGACCCGTGTGCTGACCCGCAGCGACCTGCAGACCGTGCTGGAGCCGGGGCCTTGCCTCGCCGCGCTGCGCGACGGCTTCCGCGCCGCCCTCGACTCCCCGGTGGCCGGCCAACGGATACGCACCGACCTTCCGTTCCCCGGAACGGCCACGGCCCTGATCCCTGGTGTGCTGCCTGGCATCGAGGCGTACACGGTGAAGGCCAACGCCAAATTCCCGGGAGCCAGACCCGCGCTGCGCGGAGTGATCTGCCTTCACAGCGGTCACGACGGCGAGCTGCTCGCGCTGATGGATTCCGCCACCGTCACCGCATGGCGTACCGGACTGGCTGCGGCCCTGGGAACCCACCTGCTGGCCGGCCCCGCGCCTGCGGAAGGCTCGGTGCTCGGAGTGATCGGCGCGGGCGCGCAGGCCGAGCTCATGGTGCGAGGCCTGAGCACCCTGCGACGCCGTCGCGAGCTCGTGGTTCACGACCTGGATCGGGACCGCGCCGACGCCTTCGCGTCACGCCACGGTGGTCGTCTCCTGACGTCTGCCGCGGAGGTCGCCGCGGCAGCCGACATCGTCCTGCTCGCCACCTGGTCACGCTCACCGTTGCTCAGGCTGGCGGATACGCGGCCGGGGCAGCATGTCACGAGCCTGGGAGCCGACGAACCCGGCAAACAGGAACTCTCCGCCGACTTGCTGGAATCCTCACTCCTGGTCGTCGACGACCGGGAACTCGCCGCGGCCATGGGCGCTCTGGCGGCCGCCGGCCTTCCGGCCTCGGCTGCCGAGACCACACTCGGCGAGGTTCTGCACGGCGCCCATCCCGGACGTACCAGCGCGACCAGCCGCTCCGTCTACGCACCGGTCGGACTTCCCTGGCAAGACCTCGCGCTGGCCTGGATCGCCTACCGGCAGGCAGAGCGGCATGACATCGGCCAGAAGATCGACCTGCTCTCCTGA
- a CDS encoding MarR family winged helix-turn-helix transcriptional regulator gives MSEQPPHPNDQHRWLTPVELEAWQRFSLMLHKLPTALETQLQQDSGLRYVEYYVLAGLSDQPGHRMRMSELAVLANSELSRLSHLISRLERRGFVRREPDPTNGRYTHAILTEAGHAHLVEAAPGHVARVRDLVFDVLDPALLDSLRTAAEKISERIDRREQQDCPGGAVAQ, from the coding sequence ATGTCTGAGCAGCCTCCGCACCCGAACGATCAGCACCGCTGGCTGACCCCCGTGGAGCTGGAGGCATGGCAGCGATTCAGCCTGATGCTGCACAAGCTGCCCACCGCCCTGGAGACGCAGCTGCAGCAGGACTCGGGCCTGCGTTACGTCGAGTACTACGTTCTCGCCGGGCTGTCCGACCAGCCGGGACACCGCATGCGCATGAGCGAACTTGCCGTCCTCGCCAACTCCGAGCTGTCCCGGCTCTCGCACCTGATCAGCAGGCTGGAACGCCGGGGGTTCGTCCGCCGCGAGCCCGACCCCACCAACGGCCGCTACACCCACGCGATCCTGACCGAAGCCGGCCACGCCCATCTCGTCGAGGCCGCCCCAGGACACGTGGCCCGGGTGCGCGACCTCGTCTTCGACGTTCTCGACCCCGCGCTACTGGACAGTCTGCGCACCGCCGCCGAGAAGATCAGCGAGAGGATCGACCGCCGGGAGCAGCAGGACTGCCCCGGCGGTGCCGTCGCCCAGTAG
- a CDS encoding NADPH-dependent FMN reductase, translating to MSDLKIAVILGSTRPGRNGKAVADWVVDRSGARTGVEYELVDLADYPLPHLDEAMPPAMGQYQGEHTKTWAAKIAEFDGYIFVTPEYNHSTSGVLKNAIDYLYGEWNNKAAAFVSYGSLGGARAIEHLRAVASELQLAHVRQQLSFSLFTDFENFSVFKPGEQHDASATALFEQLESWARALKTVRV from the coding sequence ATGAGTGATCTGAAGATCGCCGTCATCCTCGGCAGCACCCGGCCCGGCCGCAACGGGAAGGCTGTCGCGGACTGGGTGGTGGACCGGTCCGGCGCCCGCACCGGCGTCGAGTACGAGCTGGTCGACCTGGCCGACTACCCGCTGCCCCACCTGGACGAGGCCATGCCGCCGGCCATGGGTCAGTACCAGGGTGAGCACACCAAGACCTGGGCGGCCAAGATCGCCGAGTTCGACGGGTACATCTTCGTGACGCCCGAGTACAACCACTCCACCTCCGGTGTGCTCAAGAACGCGATCGACTACCTGTACGGCGAGTGGAACAACAAGGCCGCCGCCTTCGTCTCCTACGGTTCTCTCGGCGGTGCGCGGGCCATCGAGCACCTGCGGGCCGTGGCCAGCGAACTGCAGCTGGCCCATGTGCGTCAGCAGCTGTCCTTCTCGCTGTTCACCGACTTCGAGAACTTCTCCGTCTTCAAGCCGGGTGAGCAGCACGACGCTTCGGCGACCGCGCTGTTCGAGCAGCTGGAGTCCTGGGCCCGCGCCCTCAAGACGGTCCGGGTCTGA
- a CDS encoding dihydrofolate reductase family protein, whose translation MDQLLRVMNFNVSSDGIAAGEHQSLERPFGYDHPERLFAWAGATASWPMRTDPGGSRGLDDYFTRDFAHNIGAEIMGRNKFGPQRGPWQDHEWRGWWGEEPPFHTPVFVMTHHGRPSFTLSDTTFHFVDDDPATVLESARGVAQGKDVRLGGGVTTIRQFLDAGLVDTMHVAVSPVKLGPGLKLWESPDELLDRFHLEVVPSPSGVTHHLFWRR comes from the coding sequence ATGGATCAACTGCTCAGAGTCATGAACTTCAACGTCTCGAGCGACGGAATCGCTGCCGGTGAGCACCAGAGTCTCGAGAGACCGTTCGGCTACGACCATCCCGAGAGACTGTTCGCCTGGGCCGGAGCGACGGCGAGCTGGCCCATGCGCACGGATCCTGGGGGGAGCCGGGGCCTCGACGACTATTTCACCCGGGACTTCGCACACAACATCGGTGCCGAGATCATGGGCCGCAACAAGTTCGGGCCCCAGCGCGGGCCCTGGCAGGACCATGAGTGGCGCGGCTGGTGGGGGGAGGAGCCCCCGTTCCACACGCCGGTGTTCGTCATGACTCACCACGGGCGTCCGTCGTTCACGCTCTCCGACACCACGTTCCACTTCGTCGACGACGACCCTGCCACGGTCCTCGAATCGGCGCGTGGAGTGGCACAGGGCAAGGACGTCCGGCTCGGCGGCGGGGTCACCACCATCCGGCAGTTCCTTGATGCCGGCCTCGTCGACACCATGCACGTGGCGGTCTCGCCGGTGAAGCTCGGGCCCGGGCTCAAACTCTGGGAGTCCCCCGACGAGCTGCTCGACCGGTTCCACCTGGAGGTCGTGCCCAGCCCGAGCGGTGTGACGCACCACCTGTTCTGGCGAAGGTGA
- a CDS encoding ice-binding family protein → MKLKFPQAARGRNLSGLLASALAATVAATMVALTPTQAMAIATPVPLATAASFSVLSGQGVMNTGPSVLSHDLGTSPNPAITGFPPGLVLGAVHPADAVALQAKSDLVTAYNQAAGQATDFALPAAITTGTTLIPGVYTATSGVGLTGDLILDAGGNPNAVWVFQIPEALTTASSSRVLLTNGASACNVYWQIGSSATLGTTSTFVGTLMALTSISVTTGTNIEGRALARNGAVTLDSNKIFLNNCATTTTGGTTTGTTTGTTTGTTTGTTTGTTTGTTTGTTTGTTTGTTTSGGLVTGGLVSGGLLGGSVGSVTSGDTSGNIAGNTSGNTAGNTAGNTTSGNTQGNTAGNGTAGNTVGGNTTGGSGHGGKPEKPHHHNKPARPHHDEKPHHDEKPHHGEKPQHGHDMDHGKPSYGEQPEENYGYADVPHGREAALDHAKGYEG, encoded by the coding sequence ATGAAGCTGAAGTTCCCTCAAGCGGCTCGCGGCCGTAATTTGTCCGGCTTGCTGGCCTCGGCTCTCGCCGCGACGGTTGCCGCCACGATGGTCGCCCTGACCCCGACACAGGCGATGGCCATTGCCACACCCGTGCCGTTGGCCACCGCCGCGAGTTTCTCCGTCCTCTCCGGTCAGGGCGTCATGAACACCGGCCCGTCGGTGCTCAGCCACGACCTCGGCACGAGCCCGAACCCGGCCATCACCGGATTCCCGCCCGGCCTGGTACTCGGCGCCGTGCACCCCGCCGACGCTGTCGCGCTCCAGGCCAAGTCCGACCTGGTGACGGCCTACAACCAGGCGGCCGGCCAGGCCACGGACTTCGCACTGCCGGCGGCCATCACCACGGGCACCACGTTGATCCCGGGTGTCTACACCGCCACGTCCGGCGTCGGACTCACCGGCGACCTGATCCTGGACGCCGGAGGAAACCCGAACGCCGTCTGGGTGTTCCAGATCCCCGAAGCCCTCACGACGGCATCGTCCAGCCGCGTGCTGCTGACCAACGGCGCATCGGCCTGCAACGTGTACTGGCAGATCGGGAGTTCGGCCACCCTCGGCACCACCTCCACGTTCGTGGGCACCCTGATGGCCCTCACCTCGATCAGCGTGACCACCGGCACGAACATCGAGGGCCGGGCCCTGGCCCGCAACGGCGCCGTGACCCTGGACAGCAACAAGATCTTCCTCAACAACTGCGCGACCACCACCACCGGCGGCACCACCACCGGCACGACGACCGGTACCACCACCGGTACCACCACCGGCACGACGACGGGCACCACCACCGGTACCACCACGGGCACGACGACCGGTACCACCACCGGCACGACCACCAGCGGTGGTCTGGTCACGGGTGGCCTGGTCAGTGGCGGCCTCCTGGGCGGATCCGTCGGCAGCGTCACCAGCGGTGACACCTCGGGCAACATCGCCGGCAACACGTCCGGGAACACCGCGGGCAACACCGCCGGGAACACCACCTCCGGGAACACCCAGGGCAACACCGCCGGGAACGGCACCGCCGGAAACACCGTCGGCGGCAACACCACCGGCGGATCCGGACACGGCGGAAAACCCGAAAAGCCGCACCACCACAACAAGCCCGCCCGCCCGCACCACGACGAGAAGCCCCACCACGACGAGAAGCCCCACCACGGCGAGAAGCCCCAGCACGGGCACGACATGGACCACGGCAAGCCCTCCTACGGCGAGCAGCCCGAGGAGAACTACGGCTACGCCGACGTCCCCCACGGCCGCGAGGCCGCCCTCGACCACGCCAAGGGCTACGAGGGCTAG
- a CDS encoding DUF6343 family protein, whose amino-acid sequence MCATLPRRRRSGTEPSTARSALKLRFLLALTFTPLFAAATIGFALWASHAHSGDTVGPTTLAVLAALFGLLTAIAAIDLWVVVRRRRTNV is encoded by the coding sequence ATGTGTGCAACGCTCCCGCGGCGAAGGCGTAGCGGCACCGAGCCGAGTACCGCCCGCAGCGCCCTCAAGCTGCGATTCCTTCTCGCGCTGACCTTTACGCCGTTGTTCGCCGCGGCCACCATCGGGTTCGCCCTCTGGGCTTCTCACGCTCACTCCGGAGACACCGTCGGCCCCACCACCCTGGCCGTCCTGGCCGCGCTCTTCGGGCTGCTCACCGCGATTGCCGCAATCGACCTGTGGGTCGTCGTACGCCGACGCCGCACCAATGTCTGA
- a CDS encoding SPW repeat protein codes for MASTHRAPIEEHPDLMGLRARHDRAATTPRAQMIEALALLAGLYIAASPWICGFLGATQLAVTNLIVGIAYMLLLGGLGNSYERTHSMAWAAAVIGIWTCVAPWVVAGDVAHTRSITSNLIAGAVATLIAVAAAFTAHDRTGHGTASPDDGRTMTPGRYDR; via the coding sequence ATGGCGTCAACCCACCGCGCACCCATCGAAGAGCACCCCGACCTGATGGGCCTGCGCGCCCGGCACGACCGCGCCGCCACCACCCCACGCGCCCAGATGATCGAGGCCCTGGCCCTCCTCGCCGGCCTGTACATCGCCGCGTCCCCCTGGATATGCGGCTTCCTCGGCGCCACCCAGCTCGCCGTCACCAACCTCATCGTCGGCATCGCCTACATGCTGCTCCTGGGAGGCCTCGGCAACTCCTACGAGCGCACCCACTCCATGGCCTGGGCCGCCGCCGTCATCGGCATCTGGACCTGCGTGGCCCCCTGGGTCGTCGCCGGCGACGTCGCCCACACCCGCTCCATCACCAGCAACCTGATCGCCGGCGCCGTAGCGACCCTGATCGCCGTCGCCGCCGCCTTCACAGCGCACGACCGCACCGGCCACGGCACCGCCAGCCCCGACGACGGGCGCACCATGACCCCAGGGCGCTACGACCGCTGA
- a CDS encoding alkaline shock response membrane anchor protein AmaP, with protein MNGRSTLNRLLLALCGLVLLGGGLLILFAGFDLYRRLDVIPPAGWPVATPHDVLVSNADRLRWSDQGWWWWPAVIAVLVLAAVLALMWLLTQLRHRPGAVHLGGTPPPESVELRGRALSDAVTSEARALPDVKQASARLTGRATGPRLHVALTLTDHGLPAPVLRALCQGPVAHARQSTGLAHLPTQAHLHIDRHKAHRAE; from the coding sequence ATGAACGGTCGATCCACTCTCAACCGTCTCCTGTTGGCTCTTTGCGGCCTCGTGCTGCTGGGAGGCGGCCTGCTGATCCTCTTCGCCGGTTTCGACCTCTATCGCCGGCTCGACGTGATCCCGCCCGCCGGGTGGCCCGTGGCCACGCCCCACGACGTCCTCGTCAGCAACGCCGACCGCCTCCGCTGGAGCGACCAGGGCTGGTGGTGGTGGCCCGCCGTCATCGCCGTCCTGGTGCTGGCGGCCGTCCTGGCCCTCATGTGGCTTCTCACCCAGCTGCGCCACCGTCCCGGCGCGGTACACCTGGGCGGGACGCCCCCGCCCGAAAGTGTCGAACTGCGGGGCCGTGCCCTGAGCGATGCCGTGACCTCCGAAGCGCGTGCTCTGCCCGACGTCAAGCAGGCCAGCGCCCGCCTCACCGGACGGGCGACCGGTCCCCGGCTCCACGTGGCCCTCACGCTGACGGATCACGGACTTCCCGCCCCCGTCCTACGAGCCCTGTGTCAAGGCCCGGTGGCACACGCACGCCAGTCCACGGGGTTGGCCCACCTGCCCACCCAGGCACACCTGCACATCGACAGGCACAAGGCGCACCGCGCCGAATAG